In Leptospira congkakensis, one DNA window encodes the following:
- a CDS encoding DegT/DnrJ/EryC1/StrS family aminotransferase has translation MLTSRKTFLPFALPSISEDAIEEVAQVLRSGWVTSGPKVKQFEMEFGDFVGSKETIAVNSATAGLHLALEAIGLTADDAAITSSITFTATTEVICYFGAEPILTDVDPIHNLMTPETLRETITSKCKWNGKELTSKKTGKRIKAIMPVHLAGYTCDMEGLMTIAKEYNLYVIEDAAHAFPAVHKNKMIGTWGDFTVFSFYATKGITTGEGGMVTTSHKESAERIRKMRLHGINRDAFNRPGWYYEVVDAGYKYNMTDIAAALGVVQLKESHSFWERRTEIAKHYNQEFSSLKGVKLPKEDASGIHSWHLYRIELDPKIAKMGRDSLVEELKERNIGTSLHFIPIFEHPYYKKTFQYNRKEYPNACQMYDRSVSLPLFAGMTKSDEKDVIDAMKDILG, from the coding sequence ATGCTCACATCTCGCAAAACATTCCTACCGTTTGCTCTTCCTTCGATCTCGGAGGATGCAATTGAGGAAGTCGCCCAAGTGCTTAGGTCTGGCTGGGTCACCTCAGGTCCGAAAGTAAAACAATTCGAGATGGAGTTCGGTGACTTTGTAGGTAGCAAAGAAACCATCGCTGTCAATTCGGCAACTGCCGGACTTCACTTAGCTCTGGAAGCCATCGGACTCACCGCCGATGATGCCGCGATCACCAGTTCCATAACCTTTACTGCTACGACAGAAGTGATTTGTTATTTTGGAGCCGAACCCATTCTCACCGATGTGGATCCCATCCACAACCTAATGACTCCCGAAACCCTTCGTGAAACAATTACATCCAAATGTAAATGGAACGGTAAGGAACTCACCAGTAAAAAAACCGGCAAACGAATCAAAGCCATTATGCCCGTCCACTTAGCAGGTTATACTTGTGATATGGAAGGGCTCATGACGATTGCGAAAGAATATAATTTATATGTAATCGAAGATGCTGCCCATGCTTTTCCTGCAGTTCACAAAAATAAGATGATTGGGACTTGGGGCGATTTTACAGTTTTTAGTTTTTATGCAACGAAAGGAATCACAACGGGGGAAGGGGGCATGGTCACCACTTCTCATAAAGAATCCGCAGAACGCATTCGTAAAATGCGACTTCATGGTATTAACCGTGATGCGTTTAACAGACCAGGCTGGTATTATGAAGTAGTTGATGCTGGTTACAAATACAATATGACCGATATCGCAGCAGCTTTAGGTGTTGTCCAATTAAAGGAATCACATAGTTTTTGGGAACGAAGGACTGAAATTGCAAAACACTATAACCAAGAATTTAGTTCCTTAAAGGGAGTCAAACTTCCCAAAGAAGATGCTAGCGGAATCCATAGTTGGCACCTCTACCGCATTGAACTAGATCCAAAAATTGCAAAAATGGGTCGCGACAGTTTGGTAGAAGAATTAAAGGAAAGAAATATTGGCACAAGCCTTCACTTCATTCCTATCTTCGAACATCCTTATTATAAAAAAACCTTCCAATACAATCGTAAAGAATATCCGAATGCCTGCCAGATGTATGATCGTTCTGTATCATTACCTTTATTTGCTGGTATGACAAAATCAGACGAAAAAGATGTGATTGATGCAATGAAAGATATCTTAGGTTAA
- a CDS encoding site-2 protease family protein has product MESKKTIHILLFILTFFTLTYSDIFLNPQVPQTFENYKLFFFENWPYSVSLLFILLAHEMGHYLPARYYGVRATLPYFIPLPVGPIGTMGAVIQIKQQIPDKKVLFDIGIGGPTASLVLSIIAWLVGISLSKVIEIPPDFDKSGFLFFGDSLFTYLTTQWILGPIDFSSMDIQAHPLAKAGWVGLLITAVNLLPFGQLDGGHVIYSMFGEGYRKWIHRLFVLFLIFALIHFTWLLWGFIIYFVVKVEHPFIQDSVVGIGKFRFYFGLVMLVTFLIIFVPKPIILGSEFDDSSLLTDIFRLITDNIGLDL; this is encoded by the coding sequence TTGGAATCAAAAAAAACAATACACATACTATTATTCATCCTTACTTTTTTTACTTTAACATATTCGGATATATTTCTAAATCCTCAAGTTCCACAAACATTTGAGAATTATAAACTTTTCTTTTTTGAAAATTGGCCTTATTCCGTTTCGTTGTTATTCATCCTTTTAGCTCACGAAATGGGCCACTATTTACCTGCAAGGTATTATGGTGTTAGAGCAACATTGCCTTATTTCATTCCACTACCTGTGGGGCCTATTGGAACTATGGGTGCGGTCATTCAAATCAAACAACAAATCCCTGATAAAAAAGTATTATTTGATATTGGAATTGGTGGACCTACAGCTAGTTTGGTTCTCTCTATCATTGCATGGTTAGTGGGAATTAGTCTTTCCAAAGTCATTGAAATTCCACCGGATTTCGATAAGTCTGGGTTTTTATTTTTTGGAGATAGTCTTTTCACATATTTAACAACTCAGTGGATCCTTGGACCCATTGATTTTTCGAGTATGGACATCCAAGCTCATCCTCTTGCGAAAGCAGGATGGGTGGGACTACTCATCACTGCGGTAAATTTATTACCTTTCGGTCAATTGGATGGTGGTCATGTCATCTATTCTATGTTTGGTGAAGGATACAGAAAATGGATCCATCGCCTCTTTGTTTTATTTTTGATTTTTGCCTTAATCCATTTCACTTGGTTACTTTGGGGTTTTATTATCTATTTTGTGGTAAAGGTAGAACATCCTTTCATTCAAGATTCCGTAGTAGGAATCGGAAAGTTTCGATTTTATTTTGGCTTGGTAATGTTAGTAACTTTCCTAATCATTTTTGTTCCGAAACCAATTATCTTGGGATCAGAATTTGATGATTCTTCTTTACTGACTGATATTTTTCGTCTGATAACAGATAACATTGGGTTGGATTTATGA
- the cysE gene encoding serine O-acetyltransferase, with product MFENIRIIKKFDPAAKSYLEIVLCYPGLHALWLHKFAHLLYKLRLPIIPRLVNYISRFLTGIDIHPGAKIAAGVFIDHGSGVVIGETAIVGSGSLIFQGVTLGGTGKESGKRHPTIGKNVVIGAGAKVLGNITVEDHVRVGAGSVVMRNVPAGSTVVGIPGKVVKAGDPGSDSVEQMLEHNQMPDPIAKVFSVLLEKVETQQQLINKLYEKQQLLEKSSPDVPEDDRFIQEFIHGDGI from the coding sequence ATGTTTGAAAATATAAGAATCATCAAAAAATTTGACCCGGCAGCCAAATCGTATTTGGAAATTGTCCTTTGTTACCCGGGATTGCACGCCCTCTGGCTGCATAAATTTGCACATTTACTTTATAAACTCCGATTGCCGATCATTCCTCGTCTCGTGAATTACATTAGCCGGTTTTTGACAGGGATCGACATCCATCCAGGTGCCAAAATTGCAGCTGGTGTTTTTATCGATCACGGCTCCGGGGTTGTGATTGGAGAAACAGCCATTGTCGGATCTGGTTCTCTTATCTTCCAAGGAGTGACCTTAGGCGGAACAGGGAAAGAGTCTGGAAAACGCCACCCAACCATTGGCAAAAATGTCGTGATTGGTGCTGGAGCCAAAGTTCTTGGAAATATTACCGTAGAAGACCATGTTCGTGTTGGAGCTGGATCCGTTGTTATGCGAAACGTTCCAGCAGGTTCCACAGTAGTTGGGATTCCAGGTAAGGTCGTCAAAGCTGGTGATCCTGGTTCTGATAGCGTTGAACAAATGCTAGAGCACAATCAAATGCCGGATCCAATTGCTAAAGTTTTTTCTGTGTTATTGGAAAAAGTGGAAACCCAACAGCAACTCATCAACAAACTTTATGAGAAACAACAACTATTAGAAAAATCTTCACCGGATGTTCCGGAGGATGATCGGTTCATCCAAGAATTCATCCACGGTGATGGAATTTAA
- a CDS encoding SHOCT domain-containing protein has protein sequence MTRKIRLVDSSASLAFFEVEEEEWKQIFPKEISNLGINGKNFTELTSVLKSIQYKRGVLAYEDWEFLVPDTYLPEIQRFVEKINSNQEPKVYLCIFKVDDILSPNVKILKTSFYILSTADGLVILFHEMNTNISFQTQYSFEDWVIFHPTEIKPIYRPELWLRDKQNTSLYKVKTETKNSIFGNVIIFKIPDLMPNPPIYRYPKEEDIVTPVETWKSVPEKLKALEELRKNHLITDEEYNRKKTELLKEF, from the coding sequence TTGACAAGAAAAATCAGGTTGGTTGATTCATCAGCTTCCTTAGCATTTTTTGAAGTAGAGGAAGAGGAATGGAAACAAATTTTTCCAAAGGAGATTTCCAATCTAGGTATTAACGGAAAAAATTTTACTGAGCTAACTAGTGTTTTAAAATCAATCCAATACAAACGAGGTGTGCTTGCTTATGAAGATTGGGAATTTTTGGTTCCCGATACTTACCTTCCTGAAATACAGAGGTTTGTAGAGAAAATAAATTCAAACCAAGAGCCAAAAGTTTATCTTTGTATTTTTAAGGTAGATGATATCCTCTCACCTAATGTAAAAATTTTAAAAACCAGTTTTTACATTCTAAGTACAGCAGATGGATTGGTAATACTATTTCATGAAATGAATACGAATATCAGCTTTCAAACGCAGTATTCATTTGAAGATTGGGTGATCTTTCATCCTACGGAAATCAAACCTATCTACAGGCCTGAACTTTGGTTACGAGACAAACAGAATACAAGTTTGTATAAAGTAAAAACGGAAACCAAAAACTCTATTTTTGGAAATGTAATCATCTTTAAAATACCAGATTTGATGCCTAACCCCCCCATTTATCGTTATCCGAAAGAGGAAGACATAGTAACACCTGTGGAAACTTGGAAGTCGGTTCCAGAAAAATTAAAAGCTCTCGAGGAATTAAGAAAAAATCATCTCATCACAGATGAAGAATACAATAGGAAAAAAACAGAACTACTAAAAGAATTTTAA
- a CDS encoding peroxiredoxin family protein → MNTLKTVSRFVIFLLAVVLVSGEEWKTQPMPQFHMKDQYGQSYSDGSIKGKPVVLMGCFLRDLEICRKQGRKLYWKMQNLLWKDSSKVHFLLYLDFQETNKLVEDYVEESRTKQFESILLDRKGHLAVGLTKGESYLRIYNKAGKLISSSYQEEMDEAIIQQVYGILKKEI, encoded by the coding sequence ATGAATACCTTAAAAACTGTGTCACGTTTTGTAATATTTCTTTTAGCAGTAGTTTTGGTATCTGGTGAAGAATGGAAAACGCAACCCATGCCACAATTTCATATGAAGGATCAATATGGGCAATCGTATTCTGATGGCTCCATAAAAGGAAAACCCGTTGTGCTTATGGGATGTTTCCTCCGAGATTTGGAAATTTGTCGCAAACAGGGACGAAAACTCTATTGGAAAATGCAAAATCTACTTTGGAAGGATAGTTCTAAAGTGCACTTTCTACTTTATTTGGACTTCCAAGAAACAAACAAACTTGTGGAAGATTATGTAGAAGAATCCAGAACAAAACAATTCGAAAGTATTCTTTTAGACCGCAAAGGTCATCTCGCCGTTGGTCTAACTAAAGGCGAATCCTATTTACGTATTTATAATAAAGCAGGAAAATTGATTTCATCATCCTATCAGGAAGAGATGGATGAAGCTATCATCCAACAAGTATATGGCATTCTTAAAAAAGAGATATAA
- a CDS encoding LIC10025 family lipoprotein — translation MAFLKKRYKLENYFICILFIVSVSNCLQKNENYYTFWKGYDHLQRSIKSTSKNEIYFSALAGSLSEENESQLQKSSEGYPFLSLYGTIDNQQNWNLHWNEAEPSKYDYSAKVTFTPKLWEDREIYAVERRIVHKLNGYQPRDFFKWFHDFVLAVNDHNAYQSLKSSSENLQFLCSAMACHITENAEWHTLEFTINEDTKTKFPGFYQRTGSRLEKTKINLEIWDKFNPTHKLKITNQGKTIQFHFPVNPPLDYFQSPKEIRFLGDIEIRSFGITVKIQNLEYKLKTNFDKQIDTIDGQFVRIGKKEINGNFFYVIPQGFVNFFIPGNMDEYFSEFFTLLIQGTQGRGGSQIHATFKKTAQGQINTITTYNENKRKRFSLFGGDDSQKASNDFDFFASWEEAMLKDLK, via the coding sequence ATGGCATTCTTAAAAAAGAGATATAAGTTAGAAAATTATTTCATTTGTATATTATTCATTGTTAGTGTTTCTAATTGTCTTCAAAAAAATGAAAACTACTACACGTTTTGGAAAGGTTACGACCACTTACAACGTTCTATAAAATCCACTTCCAAAAACGAAATTTACTTTTCAGCTTTGGCTGGAAGCCTCAGCGAAGAAAACGAATCCCAACTGCAGAAATCATCCGAAGGGTACCCTTTCCTTTCTCTCTATGGAACCATAGACAACCAACAGAATTGGAATTTGCATTGGAACGAGGCCGAACCATCAAAATATGATTATTCCGCAAAAGTTACCTTTACTCCAAAACTTTGGGAAGACCGAGAAATTTATGCTGTAGAAAGAAGAATTGTTCACAAATTAAACGGTTACCAACCTAGAGATTTTTTTAAATGGTTTCATGATTTTGTTTTAGCAGTCAACGATCACAACGCTTACCAATCTTTAAAATCATCTTCAGAGAATTTACAATTTTTATGTAGTGCCATGGCTTGTCATATCACTGAGAATGCGGAGTGGCATACTTTAGAATTTACCATTAATGAAGATACAAAAACAAAGTTCCCAGGGTTTTACCAACGTACAGGTTCTCGTTTAGAGAAAACCAAAATCAATCTTGAAATCTGGGATAAATTCAATCCAACACATAAATTAAAAATCACTAACCAAGGAAAAACCATACAATTTCATTTCCCAGTCAATCCACCGTTAGATTATTTCCAATCTCCAAAAGAAATTCGTTTTTTAGGAGATATCGAAATCAGATCATTTGGAATCACTGTAAAAATCCAAAATTTGGAATACAAACTAAAAACAAATTTTGATAAACAAATAGATACAATTGATGGACAATTTGTACGGATTGGAAAAAAGGAAATTAACGGAAATTTTTTCTACGTCATCCCACAAGGTTTTGTAAACTTTTTTATCCCTGGAAATATGGATGAATATTTTAGTGAGTTTTTCACCCTACTCATCCAAGGAACACAAGGCCGAGGTGGCTCACAAATTCATGCCACATTCAAAAAAACAGCCCAGGGCCAAATTAATACAATCACTACGTATAATGAAAACAAACGAAAACGTTTTTCTTTGTTTGGTGGTGATGATTCCCAAAAAGCCAGCAATGACTTTGACTTTTTTGCTTCTTGGGAAGAAGCTATGTTAAAGGATTTAAAGTAA
- a CDS encoding anthranilate synthase component II gives MKVLILDNYDSFTFNLYQIVGEILEEREELFQLDVIRNDEKPFEVIKSANYDKIIISPGPGHPADPAYFGVSADILKELGKTTPVLGICLGMQGMATVFGGEVVRANVAMHGKLSPIEHDGKGVFSGLTQGIEIMRYHSLVAKETSLPKDLEITARVSSGEGKGEIMGLRHKSLKIEGVQFHPESFGSEEGKDLLRNFINSN, from the coding sequence ATGAAAGTTCTCATCTTAGATAATTATGATTCTTTTACATTCAATCTTTACCAAATAGTAGGAGAAATTTTAGAAGAAAGAGAAGAACTCTTTCAACTGGACGTGATTCGAAATGATGAAAAACCTTTTGAAGTCATCAAATCAGCTAACTACGATAAGATTATTATTTCACCAGGCCCCGGCCATCCTGCAGATCCTGCTTATTTTGGGGTGAGTGCAGATATATTGAAGGAACTTGGAAAAACAACACCCGTACTTGGGATTTGCCTTGGGATGCAAGGAATGGCCACTGTGTTTGGTGGCGAAGTTGTACGGGCCAATGTAGCCATGCATGGAAAACTTTCACCTATTGAACACGATGGAAAAGGTGTTTTTTCCGGCCTTACACAAGGGATAGAAATTATGCGTTATCATTCGTTAGTTGCAAAAGAAACTTCTCTCCCAAAAGATTTGGAAATTACAGCACGAGTTTCTTCTGGTGAAGGGAAGGGGGAGATCATGGGTCTTCGTCACAAATCTTTAAAGATTGAAGGAGTTCAGTTTCATCCGGAATCTTTTGGATCGGAAGAGGGAAAGGATCTACTCAGAAACTTTATCAATTCGAACTAA
- a CDS encoding anthranilate synthase component I family protein — MTQTLPKIKIPKKPNYASLSLPEGIEFWELFRVIEAKYENCFLLESAGDNQYDSRYSVMGFDPSHLLVGETGVLEIDGKKYSVENPYFALRELVDYNSLSISYAGGFVGYLGYQSMQFFEPKLKLEPHPDFPAMIFGLYLDGLIYDKFTGELIYFDNGTNRIEEVNQILNLAVNQKSQKPKAKVSLLQSGLSKEVHKQMVEEALEEVRAGNTFQCQIGFEEIYKVDGNPLAIYETLREINPSPHMYYVKFGTRAILGASPELLFRLRQGEMESFPLAGTTKRGVDAKEDTFLARKLLTDPKEIAEHNMLIDLHRNDVGRVAKFGTVKVRRRFDVKRFSHVQHISSEVVGILSSKEDMFSGLASSFPAGTLSGAPKIESMKIIERIEKSPRGPYGGAVGSFGLNGDCTFAIPIRSFFVNGNKGFVRASGGIVFDSKPEDEYQEIINKMASVRKALDLHKSE, encoded by the coding sequence ATGACCCAAACACTTCCGAAAATTAAGATCCCCAAAAAACCAAATTATGCTTCCTTGTCGTTGCCGGAAGGAATCGAGTTTTGGGAACTCTTCCGGGTCATTGAGGCTAAATATGAGAATTGTTTCCTCCTTGAATCGGCTGGAGACAATCAATACGATTCCCGTTATTCCGTTATGGGATTCGACCCATCCCATCTCCTCGTGGGTGAGACGGGAGTTTTAGAAATTGATGGAAAAAAATATTCTGTTGAAAATCCATATTTTGCTCTTCGCGAGTTAGTAGATTACAATTCGCTAAGCATCAGTTATGCGGGAGGATTTGTTGGGTATTTAGGTTATCAAAGTATGCAATTCTTTGAACCAAAATTGAAACTCGAACCTCATCCTGATTTTCCAGCAATGATCTTCGGGCTGTATTTAGATGGGCTTATTTACGATAAATTTACTGGGGAACTAATCTATTTTGATAACGGAACGAATCGAATCGAAGAAGTGAACCAAATCCTAAACCTTGCAGTAAACCAAAAATCTCAAAAACCAAAAGCAAAGGTTTCCCTATTACAGTCTGGATTATCCAAAGAAGTTCACAAACAAATGGTGGAAGAGGCCTTAGAAGAAGTAAGGGCAGGAAATACTTTCCAGTGCCAAATTGGGTTTGAAGAAATCTACAAAGTTGATGGAAATCCGTTAGCCATTTATGAAACACTACGGGAAATCAATCCATCTCCTCATATGTATTATGTAAAATTTGGAACTCGTGCTATTTTAGGTGCGAGTCCAGAGTTACTCTTTCGTTTGCGACAAGGGGAAATGGAATCCTTTCCTTTGGCTGGAACCACCAAACGTGGAGTTGATGCCAAAGAAGACACATTCCTTGCTCGTAAACTTTTAACAGATCCAAAGGAAATTGCAGAACACAATATGTTAATTGATCTCCATCGTAATGATGTGGGTCGAGTGGCAAAATTTGGAACGGTAAAGGTACGTAGACGTTTTGATGTAAAAAGATTTTCTCATGTGCAACATATCTCCAGCGAAGTGGTAGGAATTCTTTCTTCCAAAGAAGATATGTTTTCGGGACTAGCCTCTTCGTTCCCAGCAGGTACACTTTCCGGTGCTCCCAAAATTGAATCGATGAAAATCATTGAAAGAATTGAAAAATCTCCACGTGGTCCTTATGGCGGAGCAGTTGGTAGTTTTGGATTGAACGGGGATTGTACGTTTGCCATTCCGATTCGAAGTTTTTTTGTAAATGGAAACAAGGGATTTGTCCGTGCTTCGGGTGGGATTGTTTTTGATTCCAAACCAGAAGATGAATACCAAGAAATTATCAATAAAATGGCATCTGTTCGAAAGGCCTTAGATTTACATAAATCAGAGTAA
- a CDS encoding superoxide dismutase has product MEHKLPELPYAKDALLPHISPETLEFHYGKHHQTYVTNLNNLIKGTEFENATLEDIVKKSSGGIFNNAAQIWNHTFYWHSLSPKGGGAPTGAVADLITKSFGSFDAFKEKFSQSAITNFGSGWTWLVKKGDGVEIVNTSNAGSPLKDGLQSLLTIDVWEHAYYIDFRNARPKYVEAFWNLVNWDFANQNLK; this is encoded by the coding sequence ATGGAACATAAACTCCCAGAACTTCCTTATGCAAAGGATGCACTTCTTCCCCATATTTCACCTGAAACTTTAGAGTTTCATTATGGTAAACACCACCAAACTTACGTTACAAACCTCAACAACCTAATCAAAGGTACAGAGTTTGAAAATGCTACTCTTGAAGACATTGTTAAGAAGTCTTCAGGTGGAATTTTTAATAACGCAGCGCAAATTTGGAATCACACATTCTACTGGCATTCTCTTTCCCCTAAAGGTGGTGGAGCTCCTACTGGTGCTGTTGCTGATTTGATCACAAAATCCTTTGGATCTTTTGACGCGTTCAAAGAAAAGTTTTCACAATCTGCAATCACTAACTTTGGATCTGGCTGGACATGGCTTGTGAAAAAAGGTGACGGTGTAGAGATCGTAAACACGAGCAATGCTGGTAGCCCTTTGAAAGATGGCCTCCAATCTCTACTTACAATTGATGTTTGGGAACATGCTTACTATATCGATTTCCGCAATGCACGTCCAAAATACGTAGAAGCATTCTGGAATTTAGTAAACTGGGATTTCGCAAACCAAAACTTAAAATAA
- a CDS encoding inositol monophosphatase family protein, translating to MGISSPTINFPIDETIKRIEYVKANAMGIIHEAKKIQREVSSIRSETDADEKERIDAADGKLGDILIRFLQKSFPKDGIICEDKPTIDGGDFKWVLDPVDGSMNFVRGLPLYAISFGLEHRETPVGGVVIVPPQESVYSAVMGEGAYKNGEQIRTSRISELNRAIFSPNLPTKRAHMIQEIMADLSGFLTYARSFRRTGSFVLDACFIAEGVMDAIWEKTVKHWDVSAISVILAEAGGKLTDLNGVHYYTGLPELVASNGVLHSEILNLLKTVRSTVSRN from the coding sequence ATGGGCATATCTTCACCAACCATTAATTTTCCCATTGATGAAACCATCAAACGGATCGAATACGTAAAAGCAAATGCCATGGGTATCATCCATGAAGCAAAAAAAATCCAAAGAGAAGTATCTTCGATTCGTTCGGAAACTGATGCGGATGAAAAAGAAAGGATTGATGCCGCCGACGGTAAGTTAGGTGATATATTGATTCGTTTTTTACAAAAATCTTTTCCTAAAGATGGAATCATTTGTGAAGACAAACCCACCATTGATGGTGGTGATTTTAAATGGGTTTTAGATCCGGTGGACGGTTCCATGAATTTTGTTCGTGGCCTTCCGTTGTATGCCATTTCCTTTGGATTGGAACATAGAGAAACACCAGTAGGTGGAGTGGTAATCGTTCCTCCACAAGAATCCGTTTATTCCGCTGTGATGGGCGAAGGGGCATATAAAAATGGGGAACAAATTCGCACTTCCCGAATTTCGGAATTGAACCGTGCCATTTTTTCACCCAACCTTCCGACAAAACGGGCTCATATGATCCAAGAGATCATGGCTGACCTTTCTGGATTTTTAACGTATGCACGATCCTTTCGTAGAACCGGTTCCTTTGTTTTGGACGCTTGTTTTATCGCGGAAGGTGTGATGGATGCCATTTGGGAAAAGACTGTAAAACATTGGGACGTTTCGGCCATTTCTGTGATTTTAGCAGAAGCAGGTGGGAAATTGACTGACTTAAACGGAGTCCATTACTATACAGGACTTCCGGAGTTAGTGGCTTCTAACGGAGTTTTACATTCGGAAATTTTAAATTTATTGAAGACAGTTCGTTCTACAGTCAGTCGAAATTAA
- a CDS encoding LIC_10030 family protein — MKVQDYQSINRILNETSAKNKPGEIYVDNLHSPYIQFAEKFLIPGTSSTQPEFGDIKNFVQTVLKYIPEAIEGTCLLPEPRPKRETGKLFFVRPMIFGSSRFLYVFSVDMLYLGGAGSDEIKKPGSQNMTPSILTDRLYFQVKIIHLHSTKEEGENVTDFQAKRFQGGIFRVESEKDDNKPIRRFSEIFDEIDFSETESTIREELGITPEVWKLGRIYSPIGIDYLSLSLRFLIPSLPKTIQKFRNFYPILTETEAGIPEETLNKYHEYLSSFEVERTQSKSGNILWKVIQESSDN, encoded by the coding sequence ATGAAAGTACAAGATTATCAATCCATCAACCGGATCCTGAATGAAACATCCGCAAAAAATAAACCCGGTGAAATTTATGTAGATAACCTACATTCTCCATACATTCAGTTTGCAGAAAAGTTTTTGATTCCAGGAACTTCTAGCACGCAACCAGAGTTTGGTGATATTAAAAATTTTGTGCAAACGGTTCTGAAATACATTCCCGAGGCGATAGAAGGAACTTGTTTGTTACCGGAGCCAAGACCGAAACGAGAAACAGGAAAATTGTTTTTTGTTCGGCCAATGATCTTTGGCTCTTCTCGGTTTTTATACGTTTTTTCGGTAGATATGTTGTATTTGGGTGGAGCGGGGTCGGATGAAATTAAAAAACCTGGCTCACAAAATATGACTCCTTCCATCTTGACGGACAGGTTGTATTTCCAAGTTAAAATCATTCACCTTCATTCTACAAAAGAAGAGGGTGAAAACGTTACCGACTTTCAAGCGAAACGTTTCCAGGGTGGGATCTTTCGTGTGGAATCGGAAAAAGATGATAACAAACCCATTCGTAGATTTTCAGAAATTTTTGATGAAATTGATTTTTCAGAAACAGAATCAACCATTCGTGAAGAACTTGGTATCACACCTGAAGTTTGGAAACTGGGTAGGATTTATAGCCCTATAGGGATTGATTATTTGTCTTTATCTTTGCGTTTTTTAATTCCTAGTTTACCAAAAACGATTCAAAAGTTTCGAAACTTTTACCCCATTCTGACGGAAACAGAAGCGGGAATTCCAGAAGAAACTTTAAATAAGTATCATGAATATCTTTCTTCCTTTGAAGTAGAGAGGACTCAGTCGAAGTCCGGTAATATTTTATGGAAAGTCATCCAGGAATCATCCGATAATTAA